A single window of Gossypium hirsutum isolate 1008001.06 chromosome A10, Gossypium_hirsutum_v2.1, whole genome shotgun sequence DNA harbors:
- the LOC107897938 gene encoding hydroxymethylglutaryl-CoA synthase isoform X1, with protein sequence MSRLSFRPRPLDIHKKLPIVKSVKDFEDDDTPTSATRNSQMLHLAAVEVETEEALEAHDGASKGKYTIGLGQDCMAFCTEVEDVISMSLTAVTSLLAKYKIDPKQIGRLEVGSETVIDKSKSIKTFLMQIFEVVNKH encoded by the exons ATGAGTAGGCTATCGTTTAGGCCACGCCCATTGGACATACACAAAAAGCTACCGATTGTTAAGTCAGTCAAAGACTTTGAAGATGATGACACTCCAACTTCCGCTACTCgcaattctcaaatgctccatCTTGCTGCTGTCGAAGTTGAAACCGAG GAAGCATTGGAGGCTCATGATGGTGCTAGTAAGGGGAAATACACCATTGGACTTGGACAAGATTGCATGGCCTTTTGTACAGAAGTGGAAGATGTTATCTCTATGAG TTTAACAGCTGTTACTTCACTCCTTGCAAAATATAAGATTGACCCCAAACAAATCGGCCGTCTTGAAGTTGGTAGTGAGACTGTGATCGACAAGAGCAAGTCCATTAAGACCTTCTTGATGCAAATCTTTGAG GTAGTCAATAAGCACTAA
- the LOC107897938 gene encoding hydroxymethylglutaryl-CoA synthase isoform X2, with amino-acid sequence MDKNVGILAMEIYFPPTCVQQEALEAHDGASKGKYTIGLGQDCMAFCTEVEDVISMSLTAVTSLLAKYKIDPKQIGRLEVGSETVIDKSKSIKTFLMQIFEVVNKH; translated from the exons ATGGATAAGAATGTGGGAATTCTTGCTATGGAAATCTACTTCCCTCCTACTTGTGTTCAACAG GAAGCATTGGAGGCTCATGATGGTGCTAGTAAGGGGAAATACACCATTGGACTTGGACAAGATTGCATGGCCTTTTGTACAGAAGTGGAAGATGTTATCTCTATGAG TTTAACAGCTGTTACTTCACTCCTTGCAAAATATAAGATTGACCCCAAACAAATCGGCCGTCTTGAAGTTGGTAGTGAGACTGTGATCGACAAGAGCAAGTCCATTAAGACCTTCTTGATGCAAATCTTTGAG GTAGTCAATAAGCACTAA